A window of Acidobacteriota bacterium genomic DNA:
GCTGTCGCGGTCGTTGGAGTAGATCCACTCGTCCACCAGGCTGCGGTCCAGGACGTCGGGAATGAAGTCGTAGCCGATGCCCTCCACCTGGTAGGTCTTGACCTCGTCCCGGCCGCCGAGAATCGATCCCTCCGGATCGACACCCACCACCAGAATGTTGGGATTCTTTTCCTTCAGGTAGCGGGCGACGCCGGTGATGGTGCCGCCGGTGCCGGCGGTCATCACCACCATGTCGAGGGACTCGCCGAAGTCTTCCCAGATCTCCGGCCCGGTGCCGTAGTAGTGGGCGTCGGGATTGTCGGGGTTGCCGTATTGATCCGGGATGCGGGAGTTCTCGATTTCCTCGTTCTTGCGCTGGGCGACCCCCAGCAGGCTGTCGGGATCGTCGTGGCCGGCCTCCGTGGGAGTGCGGATGATGTGCGCTCCCAGGGCCTCCATGACCACCTGCTTTTCCTGGCTCATCTTCTCCGGCATGGTGATGATCAGGGGGTAGCCCTTGACCGCCGCGGCCATGGCCAGGCCGGTGCCGGTGTTGCCGCTGGTGGGCTCGATGAGGGTGGTTTCGCCGGGCTGGATCTCGCCGGACTCCTCGAGCTTCTGGACCATGCGGTAGGCGATGCGATCCTTGGTGGAGCCGCCGGGGTTGAGGAATTCGCATTTGGCGTAGAGCTCGACGCCGGTGTCGGCGCCGACGCGATGGAGCCGAACTACAGGGGTGTTGCCGATGGTCTGGAGGATGTTGTCGTAGATCATTCTCTTCGTCTCGAAGGCTGGTGTCTCGGGGCCGGGCGGGCCGGGGCCAGGTCGCCGACGTGTGGGTCGGATCGTCTTGCCGGACTGGTCGCCCAGCTAGTTGCTCAACTGAGCTCCCGGACGTATCGCAGGCCGCCTTGGGATCCAACCGGCCGGGAACGCGAGCGGATCAGCGGAGGGCGAACTCCGCCGCCGGCCGGAAAGTAGCTTCTAGGAAAACCGCTGTTTGAAAGTCCATGGTTGGACCGTACGGCCCAACCCACTAAGCATATCCCACCGCCGCGGGAATTGCCGAGTCTTCACTCCTGCCGACGAGATCAGGACCCGCCGGTGCGAGGCGGAAGCTCTCGTGGCCTGGAGTGCCTCAGTTTCCGAAGTTGATGGCGCCGGGGTTGCCGCCGGTGCGCGGCGGCGGTGGGTCGCTGAGCAGCCAGTAGGCTCCCACGATCACCGCGCCGACGGCGCCGGTGAGGGCGGCGGGGGTGCGGCCGACGGCGAACCACAGGATGACCACCGCCACCACCACGACGAGGGCCAGGATGCCGGCGATCTTGGTCCGCTGGCTACCCTCTACGCCACCGCTCTTGAGGCAGCAGTTCTTGTACTTCTGGCCGCTGCCGCAGGGGCAGGGGTCGTTGCGTCCGGTTTTCTTCGCCATGATGCGATCCTTGAAATGGGTCGGTTATGCTTCGTTCTCTCGTTTCTCCAAATTCTCTTTAAGCCCCTGGAGCACATCTCCCAGCGCCGCAAACCCGCCGCCGGAGGAGCCGGTGGATGGTGCGCCAGAAGGGCCGGCGTCCTGCCGCGACGGCTGTCGCTGCGCAGGCCGGGATGCCTCGGTCTGGGACTCTTCGCTCTCTCCGGCCTCCTCGATCCCCTCCTCGCCGTTACGGTCGACGGTCAGGGAGAGACGCTTGCGCTCCGGATCCACCGACAGCACTTTGACGTCCAGCTCGTCGCCGACGGTGACCGCTTCCTTGGGATGGGCCAGTCGTCGCCCGCCGCCGAGCTCGCTGATGTGCAGCAGCCCGTCCACTCCCGGCGCCACCTCGACGAAGGCGCCGAAGGGAGCCAGGCGCACCACCCGGCCGCGTAGCCGGCGGTCTTCGGGGAAGCGCTCGGCGACACCGTCCCAGGGATCCGCATCCAGGGCCTTGCGGGAGAGGGAGATGCGCTCGGTGCCGTCTTTGCCCGGCTCGATGCGCAGGATCTCCACCCGCACCGGCTGCCCGACCTCGAGCACCTGCTCGGGATGGGCCACGCGCTGATGGCTGATCTCGCTGACGTGGAGCAGCCCCTCCAGACCTCCGAGGTCGATGAAGGCGCCGTAGTTGGTCAGCGAGGTCACGGTGCCCTCGACGATCTTGCCCACCTCCAGGGTGCGGCGCGTCTCCTCGGCTCGGGCCTTGGCTTCTTCCTCCAGCAGGACTCGGCGGGAGAGTACCACGTTGGGAGTGCGGCCACTGTCCTCGAAGCGGGTGATGCGGAAGGTGAGCTTGCGGCCCAGGTAGGCCTCCGGCTGGTCGACATAGTGGGAGTCGAGCTGGGAGATGGGGCAGAAGGCCCGGAGCCCCGCCGTCTCCACTTCTACGCCGCCTTTGTTGACTCCGGTGACGGTACCTTCCACCGGTACCCGGGCGGCATAGGCTTGCCGCAGCTCTTCCGCTGCCGCGGCGCCGCGGCCAGCCTTGAGGCGCAGCACGGGAGCGCCGGTCTCGCGGTCGAGGGTGACCACCAGCGCTTCGATCTCGTCCCCTACGGCGACGGTGATCTCGCCCTCATCGTCGCGCACCTCGTCGAGGGCCAGGGAGGCCTCGGCTTTGGTGCCGACGTCCACGAAGACATTGTCCTCGCCCACCGCCACGATGGTGCCTTGGACCTTCTCCCCGATCTTGACCTTGCGGTCCCGCCGATCCCCGGTGCCGGCCTCGAATTCCGCCAGCAGGGCGCCAAAATCTTGTTCGTCGTTTGCCTGATCTGCCACGGTGCGTTTCTCCTCGCTATACCCCGGTTGCTTCGGGTTCTCCATTGTTTCATGAATGCCGGCCCGACTCCCGGCGCTGGGGCCGAGGCCCGAGAAAACAAAGAACCGCCCGCCGAGCCAAAGACCCGACGGGCGGTTTTATCGAGTGAAGAGCGCGCGCGGCTAGCCGATCAGGGCAGCGGCGTGGCGTTGGGGGTGGGGTTGGCCTGGATCTGCCAGGTTCCCGCCAGATCCGTGCGCTCGATGGTGCTGCCAGCGGGGGCGTCGCCCACTTCCGGAGCGTTGGCGGAGCCGGTCTCGTCGATGAGACCGCTGCCGTTGGAGCCGCCGTAGACCACCGCATCCACCGGCACCGTGGACGAGGTCACCTGCGACGCCGGCAGGTCGAAGAGGGCCACGCCGTCGGCGGTGGAGCCGCTGTTCTGGAGGTCCGGGCTGAAGTTGAGCACCTGGTCGAAGACCGGGTTGCCGTTGGTGCCGTCGGCGGTGGGGCCGCCGACCACGAAGGTCTGCCCCGCCGCCAGCGTGCCCGAGAGCTGCGCCTGGCCGTAGGTGTAATCCGAGCCGCCCCAGCCGAGGCTGTAATTGGACAGATCCACCGACGACGAGCCGGCGTTGTAGAGCTCCACCCACTCGTAGCTGTCATCCCCGCTGCTGGCGTCGTAGAACACCTCGCTGAGGAGCACCGTGCCCGACGGCGGCGGGGGCGGCGGGCTGCCGCCACCGCTGAAGGAATTGGGCGTGGGTGTCAGCTGGATCTGCCAGGTTCCCGCCAGATCCGTGCGTTCGATGGAGGCGCCACCGGAGGCGTCGCCCACTTCCGGAGCGTTGGCGGAGCCGGTTTCGTCGATGAGGTTGTCCGTGTTCGAGCCACCGTAGACCACCGCGTCGATGGGCACCGTGGTCGGGGTCACCCGCGCCGCCCGGCGGTTGAACAGCGCCACGCCGTCGGCGGTGGATCCGCTGTTCTGCAGGTTCGGGCTGAAGTAGATGGGCAGGTCGATGGTCGGGTTGGCGTTGTCGGCGGTGCTGTCCGGACCGCCCACCACCAGGGTCTCTCCCGA
This region includes:
- a CDS encoding SEC-C metal-binding domain-containing protein, with amino-acid sequence MAKKTGRNDPCPCGSGQKYKNCCLKSGGVEGSQRTKIAGILALVVVVAVVILWFAVGRTPAALTGAVGAVIVGAYWLLSDPPPPRTGGNPGAINFGN
- a CDS encoding S1 RNA-binding domain-containing protein; translated protein: MADQANDEQDFGALLAEFEAGTGDRRDRKVKIGEKVQGTIVAVGEDNVFVDVGTKAEASLALDEVRDDEGEITVAVGDEIEALVVTLDRETGAPVLRLKAGRGAAAAEELRQAYAARVPVEGTVTGVNKGGVEVETAGLRAFCPISQLDSHYVDQPEAYLGRKLTFRITRFEDSGRTPNVVLSRRVLLEEEAKARAEETRRTLEVGKIVEGTVTSLTNYGAFIDLGGLEGLLHVSEISHQRVAHPEQVLEVGQPVRVEILRIEPGKDGTERISLSRKALDADPWDGVAERFPEDRRLRGRVVRLAPFGAFVEVAPGVDGLLHISELGGGRRLAHPKEAVTVGDELDVKVLSVDPERKRLSLTVDRNGEEGIEEAGESEESQTEASRPAQRQPSRQDAGPSGAPSTGSSGGGFAALGDVLQGLKENLEKRENEA
- a CDS encoding pyridoxal-phosphate dependent enzyme — protein: MIYDNILQTIGNTPVVRLHRVGADTGVELYAKCEFLNPGGSTKDRIAYRMVQKLEESGEIQPGETTLIEPTSGNTGTGLAMAAAVKGYPLIITMPEKMSQEKQVVMEALGAHIIRTPTEAGHDDPDSLLGVAQRKNEEIENSRIPDQYGNPDNPDAHYYGTGPEIWEDFGESLDMVVMTAGTGGTITGVARYLKEKNPNILVVGVDPEGSILGGRDEVKTYQVEGIGYDFIPDVLDRSLVDEWIYSNDRDSFLMARRLIQEEGLLVGGSSGSAVWGMLEAVKRHPEAKKVLTILPDSIRNYLTKFVNDQWMRQHGFLDEEAGE